The following are encoded together in the Astyanax mexicanus isolate ESR-SI-001 chromosome 8, AstMex3_surface, whole genome shotgun sequence genome:
- the plk3 gene encoding serine/threonine-protein kinase PLK3, with translation MDCTSFTTAQRRSCHIMNPELLNPSPDRSPAAPPPKPNRNTANKCEQPKPELAQVVVDPKSGRSYTKGKLLGKGGFARCYEMTDLASSRMYAVKVIPQSRVSKPHQREKITNEIELHKTLQHKHVVKFSHHFEDQDNIYIFLELCSRKSLAHIWKARHTLTDPEVRYYLRQIISGLKYLHNKGILHRDLKLGNFFVNENMELRLGDFGLAAKLETVEQRKKTICGTPNYLAPEVLNRQGHGTESDIWSLGCVMYTLLCGNPPFETLDLKETYKCIKEVRYSLPPSLSPAAQKLISAVLQKNPSDRLTLDQILVHEYFSKGFTPDKLPPSSCVMVPELSPPSPAKKFFTKMAKSLFGKKKSKVEKKPSEDKEDISKLVSGMVKHSISRQISYKTVGVNEAPSPVGQLASSGPLDTPGEEESRKSAPRSFKGTVASSTDAGEGTLTPAAVAEAAKKVLTSCLSTMPTASKNPPCLEKPQPFLWVSKWVDYSNKYGFGYQLSNQNVGVLFNEGTHLSLCDQRRTVHYCLTNNKHFTFQADSLPEPLQRQKHIVELMAKYMEQNLMEGGDLGFEEQPPPSASPPLLLQWIKTEHALVMLFNNGSVQVNFYADHTKVILSKSADSSYLLTYISRERVSTSYPLHVLSESGCSSELRHRLHYVVQLLQHYASA, from the exons ATGGACTGTACCAGCTTTACTACAGCGCAGCGCCGCTCCTGCCACATAATGAACCCGGAATTACTGAACCCGTCCCCGGACCGCTCCCCGGCAGCACCGCCGCCCAAGCCGAACCGGAACACCGCGAACAAATGTGAACAGCCGAAACCGGAGCTGGCGCAGGTGGTGGTGGACCCGAAGAGTGGGAGATCTTACACTAAAGGAAAGCTGCTGGGAAAg GGAGGGTTCGCTCGCTGCTATGAGATGACAGACCTCGCCAGCAGCCGGATGTATGCAGTGAAGGTTATTCCACAGAGCAGAGTGTCCAAACCACACCAGAGAGAGAAG ATTACGAATGAAATAGAGCTTCACAAAACCCTTCAGCACAAGCATGTGGTGAAGTTTTCCCATCATTTTGAGGACCAGGACAACATCTACATCTTCCTGGAGCTCTGCAGCAGAAAG TCCTTGGCACATATTTGGAAAGCGAGACACACCCTCACGGATCCTGAAGTGCGTTACTACCTCAGGCAGATCATATCCGGCCTCAAATACCTCCACAACAAAGGAATCCTCCACAGAGACCTGAAACTAG GTAATTTCTTTGTAAATGAAAATATGGAATTGAGATTAGGAGACTTTGGACTGGCTGCTAAGTTGGAGACGGTTGAGCAGCGAAAGAA AACCATTTGTGGAACACCAAACTACCTGGCACCAGAAGTGTTAAACCGGCAAGGCCACGGGACCGAGTCCGACATTTGGTCCTTGGGTTGTGTAAT GTACACGCTGCTGTGTGGAAACCCTCCGTTTGAAACCTTAGACTTGAAAGAAACGTACAAATGCATAAAGGAAGTGAGATACAGTCTCCCGCCTTCACTTTCACCAGCGGCACAGAAGCTAATCTCCGCCGTCCTGCAGAAAAACCCCAGCGACCGCCTCACTCTCGACCAGATTCTGGTCCACGAGTACTTCAGCAAG GGCTTTACTCCAGACAAACTTCCCCCCAGCTCCTGTGTGATGGTCCCTGAGCTCAGCCCACCCAGTCCTGCCAAGAAGTTCTTCACCAAAATGGCCAAGAGCTTATTCGGCAAAAAGAAGTCCAAAG TAGAGAAAAAGCCCAGTGAAGATAAGGAGGACATCTCGAAGCTTGTGTCCGGCATGGTGAAGCACTCCATCAGCCGGCAGATCAGCTACAAGACCGTGGGGGTGAATGAG GCTCCCTCTCCTGTGGGTCAGCTGGCCAGCTCTGGACCTCTGGACACACCGGGTGAAGAAGAGTCCAGAAAATCAGCTCCTCGCTCGTTTAAAGGCACAGTGGCCAGCAGCACTGACG CAGGTGAAGGCACCTTGACTCCAGCAGCTGTGGCTGAAGCGGCCAAGAAGGTTCTCACCAGCTGCTTATCCACCATGCCGACAG CTTCGAAAAACCCTCCGTGTCTGGAGAAACCTCAGCCTTTCCTGTGGGTGAGCAAGTGGGTGGATTACTCCAACAAGTACGGCTTCGGATATCAGCTGTCCAATCAGAACGTCGGGGTCCTCTTTAACGAAGGGACTCACCTGAGCCTGTGTGATCAGCGCAG AACGGTGCATTACTGCCTGACCAACAACAAACACTTCACTTTTCAAGCTGATTCGTTACCTGAACCTCTTCAGAGGCAGAAACACATCGTGGAACTCATGGCCAAATACATGGAGCAGAATCTGATGgag GGAGGAGATCTGGGGTTCGAGGAGCAGCCGCCTCCTTCTGCATCTCCACCTCTTCTCCTGCAGTGGATAAAAACTGAACATGCCCTGGTCATGCTCTTCAACAACGGCTCAGTACAG GTGAACTTTTACGCTGACCACACGAAGGTCATCCTGAGCAAGTCTGCAGACTCCTCCTACCTGCTGACGTACATCAGCCGGGAGCGCGTGTCCACCTCCTACCCTCTGCACGTGCTCAGTGAGAGCGGCTGCTCGTCGGAGCTGCGCCACCGCCTGCATTACGTGGTGCAGCTGCTGCAGCACTACGCCAGCGCGTGA